CACCCTGTAGCGCGAGGCCGAACTGGGGATGGACCGTTACACGGGATCTTTGAAGATGCTCTGACTGTCGTCGGGTATGTCGTTTACCAAACCGTAGGCGAGCTGCTGAGTTCTTGGATGGACGCCCAAGATCAAATGGCGACGGTGATCAGTCGTTCCGACTTCGATCTTGGCGCGAAGGCGTGGGACGGGTATCTGATCTTGGCGACTCCGGAAGGCGCGACATCCGACCAGTCCGTTGAACTGACCGCGATCAGGTCGAACACCCGTCGCCTACGCAAACTGCTAGTCCTAGGAGAAGACGTCCAGCTCATTGGGCAAAGAAGTCTGGCAACCGGGGTTGCTCGTTCCTTGGCAGCGCTTGCTCCCTTGGAGTTGCCGTTGGGCACGGGGATGGCCGATCCACTGGCAGGTCTCGGGTCCAGAGTTCAGGTCCCCGGGTTGAGTGCTGGTGACATAGACGCGGTGGTCAGTGCGTACCGGGAGAGTCGGCCGCTGATCCAGGTCCTACATGAGCGAACCAGCGGACACGAGGGCACATGAAGTTCCGAAGAGCCACCATCTCCGGCTTTGCCGGCGTCGCGAGGTCTGTGACCGTCGACCTCGATGCCCAAGTTGTCGTCCTGCTCGGCTCCAACGGGTTCGGGAAGAGCACAATTTGCGATGCGCTTGCGTGGGCTCTGACCGGTGCTCACCCTCGTGGCGCCGATCCGCGGAGTTGGTACGGGTCCGGAGAGACCTTCGTCGAGTTGGAGGTTCTGACTTCGGCATCGGAAGCAGCGACGGTCCGGCGCATCGTTTCGAACCCTGGCGAAGAGTCGTTGAAGCGTTTAAAGACTTCCGTCATCGTTCGGCGGGAGCGAGAGCAACTTCGTGGGATCGAGGCTGACCGGTGGCTGTCAAGTTGGTTGCAGAATGCGACAGGGGGTGCAGATTTCGACAGCGAGCTGGAGGACAAGGCGATTACGGGGCAGACGGACTCGTTCTACTTGCAGCAAGACAGTCTGCGTGCCTTTCTCGCCACCCGCTCCGATGACGAACGATTCGCGGCACTATCTCAGATGGTGGGCGCACGAGCGCTCAGCGATCTTGTAGCTGCATTCGATTCAGCAAACCGGGCATGGACGAAATCTGTGGCGCAGGAAAGTTCGGACGTCGATCGCCTGCGGGCGGCCGTCGATGCCGTCGGAGCTGAGATCAGTGCCACCGAGCGACGGCTTGAGAACGCCCGGGCGCTCGGATTCAGCACATTCGAAGCGTGGACCAGCCGGGTTCTCAGCCATCTAGCGGCGTTCGGTCTGGACGAGTCGACCGGCGTAGCTTCGTCCCCGGCCGAGCTCGCTTCGTTGCTCGAACGAAGTATCGCTGCCCAAGGCGCCATGCGTCGCGACCTGGACCGCCTGAAGGAGCAGGTGCGCACCATTCAGTCCCGTCTGGCGAGTCCACCCCAGCGCGAGTCGGTCAGCGAGTCTGACGTGTTGGCCTTAGAACGAAACCTCCAAGGACTGGAGACAGTGCGACTGCAGGCGACAGCCACGGTCGAGGAGGCCAGGCAGCAGCTCCAAGCAGCGCAAACACGTGTTGAGGAACTCCGGGCATTAGCCGAGCTGGCACTTCGGCACGTTTCCGACAAGTGCCCGACCTGCGGCCAAGATGTAGACCCAGACGAACTAATCGCTCGATTGAGTGAGTCCATTGGTGGTGGTACCGCGATCGGTTTGGCTGGAGAGGGCGAGCGTCTGGCCCAAGCAAATCAAGCGCGCGATGCCGTGCTCACAGCGATTCGTGCCGCAACCACAGAGCTTGAAGAAGCAAGGGCTGCGAGGGATGCAC
This genomic stretch from Nocardioides renjunii harbors:
- a CDS encoding AAA family ATPase; its protein translation is MKFRRATISGFAGVARSVTVDLDAQVVVLLGSNGFGKSTICDALAWALTGAHPRGADPRSWYGSGETFVELEVLTSASEAATVRRIVSNPGEESLKRLKTSVIVRREREQLRGIEADRWLSSWLQNATGGADFDSELEDKAITGQTDSFYLQQDSLRAFLATRSDDERFAALSQMVGARALSDLVAAFDSANRAWTKSVAQESSDVDRLRAAVDAVGAEISATERRLENARALGFSTFEAWTSRVLSHLAAFGLDESTGVASSPAELASLLERSIAAQGAMRRDLDRLKEQVRTIQSRLASPPQRESVSESDVLALERNLQGLETVRLQATATVEEARQQLQAAQTRVEELRALAELALRHVSDKCPTCGQDVDPDELIARLSESIGGGTAIGLAGEGERLAQANQARDAVLTAIRAATTELEEARAARDAQRRADLARATDTEALARLRNEVGRIVHNALPANSQETQPVPDDAVLAIDGWIAAASEMLNEFRTLEPALALTSTEDRMASLVEEESRRRAEYARARQGVEARQRTQALAESLLRGLRKDSENFLNERLRAIQPILDQLYAAIDPHPTLRGMSLETRSWYGKNRLSPVLVDSAADVRVDDPGRTLSTSQANALAVTLFLAFNLGLQPTRVTSVILDDPLQNLDDVHLLGLVDLLRRVQSHRQIIVTTHDATFADLLARKMRPTDAGERLNLIRLEAWDREGPRIINEQVQVDPRPIKLAVS